The genome window ACGGGGCCGGCAGCACGGCGGCGAGGGGACCCCAGCCGAACTCGTCGTAGAGCGCGGGGATGGCGGCGACGGTGCTCGCGGCGATCTTCCACACCGGGGGGCCACTCGGCTGCGGCACGCGCTCGATCAGGATCTCGACCGGGGCGGTGGCCGTCTCGATCGTGCCGAGCGAGTCGCGCAGCGCGGGGAGGCCGTCCTCGGGGTCGCCCTCGGGCTGGTCGCTCAGGCGATCGACGTCCACCCACAGCGCCCGGTCGAGGACGGTCTCGAGCTCGCGCGCCAGCTCGGGGCCCTTCCGCGCCCGGACGCTCTGCGGGAGCTGGCGGAGGTTCAGGTACTCGGCGGCGAGCGCGTAGCGTCCCTGGCGGCAGGCGGTGAGGAAGCGGGCCATGGCGCCGCGCGGCACCTCCGGCCCGAGCGCGGTGGCGGGCCGGGCCGGCTCGGCGGGCGTCGGCGCCTCGGGGCGCGCCGCCGTCGGGGCGCACAGGACGAGCGCGACCAGGAGCAGAGCCCGCAGCACCATCCCCGCTCAACGTCCCTTGAACGCCGGCGGCCGCTTCTCCATGAACGAGCGGATGCCCTCGTGCATGTCCTCGCTCTGCGCGACGAGCGCCTGCGTGAAGGCCTCCTCGGCGAAGAGCGCGTCCAGGTCGGCCTGCAGCGAGCGGTTCAAGAGCCGCTTCGAGAGCCCGATCGCGAAGGTGGGGCCCTGGGCGAGACGCTCGGCCCAGGCGCGGCACGTCGCCTCGAGCTCCGCCGCCGGCACCACCTTGTTCACCAGGCCGAGGCGTTCGGCGTCGGCCGCCGAGAGCTCGTCGCCGAGGAAGACGAGCTCCTTCGCCTTGTGGAGGCCCACGTGCCGCGGGAGGAGGAAGCCCCCGCCCGCGTCGAGCGCGATGCCGCGGCGGACGAACACCTCGATGAAGCGCGCGTCGTCGGCCGCGATGACCAGGTCGCAGGCGTAGGCGAGATGGGCGCCCAGCCCGGCGGCCACCCCGTTCACGCCGGCGACGACCGGCTTCTCGAGATCCCAGAGGGCGCGGATCACGCGCTGGCTCGGGCGCATGGCGTCGCGCGTGGCGCCCGGATGCGACGGCGCGGCCGCGCCCGTCGCCGCGCGCGAGCCGGAGAGGTCGGCGCCGGTGCAGAACCCCTTGCCGGTCCCCGTCAGCACCACGGCCCGCACGCTCGCGTCCTCCGCCGAGCGCGCGAGCGCATCGAGGTAGAGCTGCCGCATCTCGGCGTTCATGGCGTTGCGCGCCTCGGGCCGGTTGAGGACGATCCAGCCCACGCCGTTCTCGACCCGGAAGAGGAGCGGCTCCGCCATCGTCACCCCTTCA of Deltaproteobacteria bacterium contains these proteins:
- a CDS encoding enoyl-CoA hydratase/isomerase family protein — its product is MAEPLLFRVENGVGWIVLNRPEARNAMNAEMRQLYLDALARSAEDASVRAVVLTGTGKGFCTGADLSGSRAATGAAAPSHPGATRDAMRPSQRVIRALWDLEKPVVAGVNGVAAGLGAHLAYACDLVIAADDARFIEVFVRRGIALDAGGGFLLPRHVGLHKAKELVFLGDELSAADAERLGLVNKVVPAAELEATCRAWAERLAQGPTFAIGLSKRLLNRSLQADLDALFAEEAFTQALVAQSEDMHEGIRSFMEKRPPAFKGR